The following are encoded in a window of Flavobacteriales bacterium genomic DNA:
- a CDS encoding VWA domain-containing protein, whose translation MSGTRGYRMGLIAWTTLLLEAVAWGVMLSLWWLLMREVPSFRFERPWALWAMTAMPVMTLLYLFDMARRNSTLARFADKPVRQRMLPGISTELALARFLTWRHGMGLVIVALAGPQTSGRVEEVRTEGIDVVVAIDVSNSMACEDLRPSRMEVARRSVTRLIDRMQGDRLGMVVFAGEAYVQLPITIDRSAAKLFLHSVGTHTVAAQGTAIGAAIDLAQRSFDPESAAARSIIVVSDGEDHEDDALGAARRAAAEGIVIHTVGMGTPQGGPIPIRRNDKTTGFRKDRQGNTVVTRLNEDMLRRIAAEGNGTYLRANEAGTAITQLVDELKGMDRTEFEGSYRFTAHEDRYQWPLGLGILLIVLSIALPERLPSRFDPPAIAA comes from the coding sequence ATGAGCGGCACGCGCGGATATCGCATGGGCCTGATCGCCTGGACCACCCTGCTGCTGGAAGCAGTGGCCTGGGGCGTGATGCTGTCCCTGTGGTGGCTGCTGATGCGCGAGGTGCCCTCCTTCCGCTTCGAGCGGCCCTGGGCCCTGTGGGCCATGACGGCCATGCCGGTGATGACCCTGCTGTACCTCTTCGACATGGCGCGCCGCAACAGCACGCTGGCCCGCTTCGCGGATAAGCCCGTGCGCCAGCGCATGCTGCCCGGCATCTCCACGGAGCTCGCCCTGGCACGTTTCCTCACCTGGCGCCACGGCATGGGCCTGGTGATCGTGGCGCTGGCCGGCCCACAGACCAGCGGCCGCGTGGAGGAGGTGCGCACCGAGGGCATCGACGTGGTGGTGGCCATCGACGTGAGCAACAGCATGGCCTGCGAGGACCTGCGCCCCAGCCGCATGGAGGTGGCGCGCCGCTCGGTGACGCGTTTGATCGATCGCATGCAGGGCGACCGCCTGGGCATGGTGGTCTTCGCGGGCGAAGCCTACGTGCAGCTGCCCATCACCATCGACCGCAGTGCGGCGAAGCTATTCCTGCACAGCGTGGGCACACACACCGTGGCGGCGCAGGGCACGGCCATCGGCGCCGCGATCGACCTGGCGCAACGCAGCTTCGATCCCGAAAGCGCGGCCGCGCGATCCATCATCGTGGTGAGCGACGGCGAGGACCACGAGGACGACGCGCTGGGCGCCGCACGCCGTGCCGCCGCGGAAGGCATCGTGATCCACACCGTGGGCATGGGCACGCCCCAGGGTGGTCCGATCCCCATCCGCCGCAACGACAAGACCACGGGCTTCCGCAAGGACCGCCAGGGGAACACGGTGGTGACGCGGCTGAACGAGGACATGCTGCGCCGCATCGCGGCGGAAGGCAACGGCACCTACCTGCGGGCCAATGAGGCGGGCACGGCCATCACCCAACTGGTGGACGAACTGAAGGGCATGGACCGCACCGAGTTCGAGGGCAGCTACCGTTTCACCGCGCATGAGGACCGCTACCAATGGCCGCTCGGACTCGGCATCCTGTTGATCGTGTTGTCCATCGCCCTGCCCGAACGTCTGCCATCCCGCTTCGATCCACCCGCGATCGCCGCATGA
- a CDS encoding VWA domain-containing protein has product MWRRFTPADARLLWAFVPVVLIAAWHVWRLRMRRPRALLPTTPTLLRGPRGPLTALRHLPFSLALAGTGLLLVAMARPQSRDSWQDVEREGIDIVLALDVSASMLAKDLKPDRMEAAKRTAVEFIEARPNDRIGLVVYEGEAFTQCPLTTDHAVLKDLFQGVRSGLMEGGTAIGMGLATALNRLRESEAKSKVVILLTDGVNNAGVMQPMDAAQIAEALGVRVYAIGVGTRGKALSPVARYPNGQYRFDYIDVEIDDALLERIATMTGGRYFRATDEKKLREIYREIDELERTRVRVTEFSQRHEEYFPIAAAGAGLLLLGFLFDRTLLRTMA; this is encoded by the coding sequence ATGTGGCGCCGCTTCACTCCTGCTGACGCGCGCCTGCTCTGGGCCTTCGTGCCCGTGGTGCTGATCGCCGCCTGGCATGTCTGGCGCCTGCGCATGCGGCGGCCGCGTGCCCTGCTGCCCACCACGCCCACCTTGCTGCGCGGGCCGCGTGGCCCGCTCACCGCGCTGCGCCACCTCCCCTTCAGCCTGGCGCTGGCCGGTACCGGCCTGCTGCTGGTGGCCATGGCACGCCCCCAAAGCCGCGACAGCTGGCAGGACGTGGAACGCGAGGGCATCGACATCGTTCTGGCGCTCGACGTCTCCGCCAGCATGCTGGCCAAGGACCTGAAGCCGGACCGCATGGAAGCCGCCAAGCGCACGGCGGTCGAATTCATCGAAGCGCGCCCCAACGACCGCATCGGCCTGGTGGTCTACGAGGGCGAGGCTTTCACGCAATGCCCGCTCACCACGGACCACGCCGTGCTGAAGGACCTCTTCCAAGGCGTGCGCTCCGGCTTGATGGAAGGCGGCACGGCCATCGGCATGGGGCTGGCCACCGCGCTGAACCGGCTGCGTGAAAGCGAGGCCAAAAGCAAGGTGGTGATCCTGCTCACCGACGGGGTGAACAACGCCGGCGTGATGCAACCCATGGACGCCGCGCAGATCGCCGAGGCGCTCGGTGTGCGCGTCTACGCCATCGGCGTGGGCACACGCGGCAAGGCCCTCAGCCCCGTGGCCCGCTACCCCAATGGCCAATACCGCTTCGACTACATCGATGTGGAGATCGACGACGCGCTGCTGGAACGCATCGCCACCATGACCGGCGGCCGCTACTTCCGCGCCACCGACGAGAAGAAGCTGCGCGAGATCTACCGCGAGATCGACGAGTTGGAGCGCACGCGCGTCCGCGTCACCGAATTCAGCCAGCGGCACGAGGAGTACTTCCCCATCGCCGCGGCCGGTGCCGGCCTGTTGCTGCTGGGTTTCCTCTTCGACCGCACCCTGTTGCGCACCATGGCATGA
- a CDS encoding DUF58 domain-containing protein, giving the protein MNTAQHTKELLKKVRLVELRTRGLSEQIFSGEYHSAFKGRGMAFSEVREYTHGDEVRTIDWNVTARFGHPFVKIFEEERELTVMLVADVSGSEDFGSTDKLKRELITEVCATLAFSAIRNNDKVGLVLFTDRVEKFIPPKKGRSHILRLIRELLEFRPGSRATDITEALRFLNNVIKKRSIAFLISDMRDEGYADALRIANRRHDLVVLRTSDPRENELPSMGLAWFTDPETGRSTWVDTGSRAVRNAYRAAAMKHANGTREILRRAGVDHATISTHEGYVKPLMNLFKRREAMR; this is encoded by the coding sequence ATGAACACCGCCCAACATACCAAGGAACTCCTCAAGAAGGTCCGCCTCGTGGAACTGCGCACGCGCGGGCTCAGCGAGCAGATCTTCAGCGGCGAGTACCACAGCGCCTTCAAGGGCCGCGGCATGGCCTTCAGCGAGGTGCGCGAGTACACCCATGGCGATGAGGTGCGCACCATCGATTGGAACGTCACCGCGCGCTTCGGGCATCCCTTCGTGAAGATCTTCGAGGAGGAGCGCGAACTCACCGTGATGCTGGTGGCCGATGTCAGCGGATCGGAGGATTTCGGCAGCACTGACAAGCTCAAGCGTGAACTGATCACCGAGGTCTGCGCCACGCTCGCCTTCAGCGCCATCCGCAACAACGACAAGGTGGGACTGGTCCTCTTCACGGACCGTGTGGAGAAGTTCATCCCGCCGAAGAAGGGCCGCAGCCACATCCTGCGCCTGATCCGCGAACTGCTCGAGTTCCGGCCCGGAAGCCGCGCCACGGACATCACCGAGGCCCTGCGCTTCCTGAACAACGTGATCAAGAAGCGGAGCATCGCCTTCCTCATCAGCGACATGCGCGATGAGGGCTACGCCGACGCGCTGCGCATCGCCAACCGCCGGCACGACCTGGTGGTGTTGCGCACCAGCGATCCGCGCGAGAACGAACTGCCGAGCATGGGTCTGGCCTGGTTCACCGATCCGGAAACGGGCCGCAGCACCTGGGTGGACACCGGGTCGCGTGCCGTGCGCAACGCCTACCGTGCCGCGGCCATGAAACACGCCAATGGCACGCGCGAGATCCTGCGGCGCGCCGGTGTGGACCACGCCACCATCAGCACCCACGAGGGCTACGTGAAGCCGCTGATGAACCTCTTCAAGCGCCGCGAGGCCATGCGATGA
- a CDS encoding MoxR family ATPase, translated as MEETLATGPGTATTDSIRALNDRIQAGSAFVDLIDREMSRVIVGQKDMVHKLVTALLADGHILLEGVPGLAKTMAIKALARTVAVDFSRIQFTPDLLPADLIGTMIYSQRDEAFTVKKGPVFSNFVLADEINRAPAKVQSALLEAMQERQVTIGPETHRLPEPFLVLATMNPIEQEGTYPLPEAQMDRFMMKVVLDYPRHAEEKLIIRQNVRPGGLEQPQQVVRPEEILAARKLVREVYMDEKIEQYIVDITHATRRPDQYKLADLTPLIAFGGSPRAGINMALAAKAWAFTKHRGYVIPEDVRAVCPDVLRHRIGLTYEAEAENITVQEIIDRVLNTVEVP; from the coding sequence ATGGAAGAGACCCTCGCCACAGGCCCCGGTACGGCCACCACCGACAGCATCCGCGCGCTGAACGACCGCATCCAGGCGGGCAGCGCCTTCGTCGACCTCATCGATCGCGAAATGTCACGCGTGATCGTGGGGCAGAAGGACATGGTGCACAAGCTTGTGACGGCCCTGCTGGCCGACGGGCACATCCTGCTGGAGGGCGTGCCCGGCCTGGCGAAGACCATGGCCATCAAGGCGCTCGCCCGCACCGTGGCGGTGGATTTCAGCCGCATCCAGTTCACGCCCGACCTCCTGCCGGCCGACCTCATCGGCACCATGATCTACAGCCAGCGCGACGAGGCGTTCACCGTGAAGAAGGGACCCGTCTTCAGCAACTTCGTCCTCGCCGACGAGATCAACCGCGCGCCGGCCAAGGTGCAGAGCGCCCTGCTGGAGGCCATGCAGGAACGCCAGGTCACCATCGGTCCCGAGACGCATCGCCTGCCCGAGCCCTTCCTGGTGCTGGCCACCATGAACCCCATCGAGCAGGAAGGCACCTATCCCCTGCCCGAGGCGCAGATGGACCGCTTCATGATGAAGGTGGTGCTCGACTACCCGCGCCACGCCGAGGAGAAACTCATCATCCGCCAGAACGTGCGGCCCGGCGGTCTGGAGCAACCGCAGCAGGTGGTGCGGCCCGAGGAGATCCTCGCCGCGCGGAAGCTCGTGCGCGAGGTGTACATGGACGAGAAGATCGAGCAGTACATCGTGGACATCACCCACGCCACGCGCCGGCCGGACCAGTACAAGCTGGCCGACCTCACGCCGCTGATCGCCTTCGGGGGCAGCCCGCGCGCCGGCATCAACATGGCGCTCGCCGCCAAGGCCTGGGCCTTCACCAAGCACCGCGGCTACGTCATCCCCGAGGACGTGCGCGCCGTGTGCCCCGATGTGCTGCGCCACCGCATCGGACTCACCTACGAGGCCGAGGCCGAGAACATCACCGTGCAGGAGATCATCGACCGTGTGCTGAACACGGTGGAAGTGCCCTGA
- a CDS encoding nucleoside triphosphate pyrophosphohydrolase family protein, with protein MRDTSPLSLAEAIGHVRTFHEAFGITNAKAPLGAIGDREALLRYKLIREENEEYLDAALRGDLTEVADALGDILYILCGTLLKHGLEHKIDEVFREIQRSNMSKLDADGRPIYRDDGKVMKSDRYTPPDIAAILK; from the coding sequence ATGCGCGACACGTCACCGCTCTCCCTGGCCGAAGCCATCGGCCACGTACGCACCTTCCATGAGGCTTTCGGCATCACCAACGCCAAGGCGCCGCTCGGGGCCATCGGCGACCGCGAAGCGCTGCTGCGTTACAAACTCATCCGCGAGGAGAACGAGGAATACCTGGATGCGGCCCTGCGCGGCGACCTGACCGAGGTGGCCGATGCGCTCGGCGATATCCTCTACATCCTTTGCGGCACCTTGCTCAAACACGGCTTGGAGCACAAGATCGACGAGGTCTTCCGCGAGATCCAACGCAGCAACATGAGCAAGCTGGACGCCGACGGCAGGCCCATCTACCGCGATGATGGCAAGGTGATGAAAAGCGACCGCTATACGCCGCCGGATATCGCCGCGATCCTGAAGTAG
- a CDS encoding DUF4442 domain-containing protein: MHLPTLLRKARHSAFTRWWMNHALDWMIPFNAPHGFRVVPMKEGGIRVEIPWWRVNRNHIKGIHACAMATASEMCSGLSLLEHLDPKAYRLIMRSLRMDYHYQAKQRAHATCVPGLADIERQVLVPLRNSEVADFTSTVEVHDQAGKHLATGTITWQVKRWDKVRTKV; the protein is encoded by the coding sequence ATGCACCTTCCCACGCTTCTCCGCAAAGCCCGCCATTCCGCCTTCACGCGTTGGTGGATGAACCATGCGCTGGACTGGATGATCCCCTTCAACGCCCCGCACGGTTTCCGGGTGGTGCCCATGAAGGAGGGCGGCATCCGGGTGGAGATCCCCTGGTGGCGGGTGAACCGCAACCACATCAAGGGCATCCACGCCTGCGCCATGGCCACCGCGTCCGAAATGTGCAGCGGGCTGTCGTTGCTGGAGCACCTGGACCCCAAGGCGTACCGGCTGATCATGCGCAGCCTGCGGATGGACTACCACTACCAGGCGAAGCAGCGTGCGCATGCCACCTGCGTGCCCGGCTTGGCGGACATCGAGCGGCAGGTGCTCGTGCCCTTGCGCAACAGCGAGGTGGCGGACTTCACCAGCACCGTGGAGGTCCATGACCAGGCGGGCAAACACCTGGCCACGGGCACCATCACCTGGCAGGTGAAGCGCTGGGACAAGGTGCGCACGAAAGTGTGA
- a CDS encoding PorT family protein yields MRRTLLHLFALLPFAIAAQTGHMGPRFGPAFATLSAGGLFQNTGDLMAGPLVGWHFEAPLHPQVSLMPEILYLTKGFANRNPAQAVRNRQTYHYLEVPILIKASLDKNENGIYLLAGPSVGYFLRGRSRTWQENELLWDFKFNTPINGRKLQMSGLVGMGLEGERWAFDVRAMTSVTPFDRIQRLQNVVYALTFAYRIPGKS; encoded by the coding sequence ATGCGCAGAACACTCCTCCATCTTTTCGCCCTGCTTCCTTTCGCCATCGCCGCGCAAACCGGCCATATGGGGCCGCGCTTCGGCCCGGCCTTCGCCACGCTGAGCGCCGGCGGACTTTTCCAGAACACGGGCGATCTGATGGCCGGGCCGCTGGTGGGATGGCACTTCGAGGCGCCGCTGCATCCGCAGGTGAGCCTGATGCCGGAGATCCTCTACCTCACCAAGGGCTTCGCCAACCGCAATCCCGCGCAGGCCGTGCGCAACCGGCAGACCTATCACTATCTGGAGGTGCCGATCCTGATCAAGGCCAGCCTGGACAAGAACGAGAACGGCATCTACCTGCTGGCGGGCCCGAGTGTGGGCTACTTCCTGCGCGGCCGCTCGCGCACCTGGCAGGAGAACGAACTGCTCTGGGACTTCAAATTCAACACGCCCATCAACGGCCGCAAGCTGCAGATGAGCGGACTGGTGGGCATGGGTCTCGAAGGCGAGCGCTGGGCCTTCGACGTGCGTGCCATGACGAGCGTGACGCCCTTCGACCGCATCCAGCGCCTGCAGAACGTGGTCTACGCGCTCACCTTCGCCTATCGCATCCCGGGCAAGAGCTGA
- a CDS encoding 6,7-dimethyl-8-ribityllumazine synthase — protein sequence MSTADKHLSHYDPATVPSGAGHRFAIVVSEWNLEITDALRRGARETLLKHGVAEADLVEAWVPGSFELAMGAQVLIERGGFTAVICLGSIVRGETPHFDYVCQGTTQGIMAVGIKYNMPVIFGVLTDDNLEQARARSGGRHGNKGVDCAVAALKMAALKEGG from the coding sequence ATGTCCACAGCTGACAAACACCTCTCCCACTACGACCCCGCCACGGTGCCCTCCGGTGCGGGCCACCGTTTCGCCATCGTGGTGAGCGAGTGGAACCTGGAGATCACCGATGCCTTGCGGCGTGGCGCGCGGGAGACCCTGCTGAAGCATGGTGTGGCCGAGGCCGATCTGGTGGAAGCCTGGGTGCCCGGCAGCTTCGAACTGGCCATGGGCGCGCAGGTGCTCATCGAACGTGGCGGCTTCACGGCCGTGATCTGCCTGGGCAGCATCGTGCGTGGCGAAACGCCGCACTTCGACTATGTGTGCCAGGGCACCACCCAGGGCATCATGGCCGTGGGGATCAAATACAACATGCCCGTGATCTTCGGTGTGCTCACCGACGACAACCTGGAGCAGGCCCGTGCAAGGAGCGGCGGGCGCCACGGCAACAAGGGCGTGGATTGCGCCGTGGCCGCGCTGAAGATGGCCGCGCTGAAGGAGGGCGGCTGA
- a CDS encoding tetratricopeptide repeat protein yields MSKKTSNDTGTQDMDLGEVYSRTELFLDRNKKAITYGATGLVVVVALLLGYRKFIAEPRAQEASELMWKAEYYFEVDSLDKALDGDDQWPGFQAIASDYGGTPAGKLAHYYLGSIYMQKGEYDLAVDHYQKAKVKDDVLRALAVAAIGDAYVELGREADAVKQFEKAAGMHRNEFTTPLFLMKAGLIHQRAGDHRAAAKAFRRIASEFPNSSEANQARKYAGRSEALGG; encoded by the coding sequence ATGAGCAAGAAGACCAGCAACGACACCGGCACGCAGGATATGGACCTGGGCGAGGTGTACAGCCGTACCGAGCTTTTCCTGGACCGCAACAAGAAGGCCATCACTTATGGCGCCACGGGCCTGGTGGTGGTGGTGGCCCTGCTGCTGGGCTACCGCAAGTTCATCGCCGAGCCGCGCGCGCAGGAGGCCAGCGAGCTGATGTGGAAAGCCGAGTACTACTTCGAGGTGGACTCGCTGGACAAGGCCCTGGATGGCGACGACCAGTGGCCGGGCTTCCAGGCCATCGCCAGCGACTACGGCGGAACGCCCGCCGGCAAGCTGGCCCACTACTACCTGGGCAGCATTTACATGCAGAAAGGCGAATACGACCTGGCCGTGGACCACTACCAGAAGGCCAAGGTGAAGGACGATGTGCTCCGCGCCCTGGCCGTGGCCGCCATCGGCGACGCCTACGTGGAACTGGGCCGCGAGGCCGATGCCGTGAAGCAGTTCGAGAAGGCCGCCGGCATGCACCGCAACGAGTTCACCACGCCGCTCTTCCTGATGAAGGCCGGTCTGATCCACCAGCGCGCGGGCGACCACCGCGCCGCCGCGAAGGCCTTCCGCCGCATCGCCAGCGAGTTCCCCAACAGCAGCGAGGCCAACCAGGCGCGCAAGTATGCGGGGAGGTCGGAGGCTTTGGGTGGTTGA
- a CDS encoding DNA replication/repair protein RecF, whose product MRFHLSRLHVLAFRNHREMALDLGPEVNCFTGPNGVGKTNLLDAVHYLALGKSYFEPQDQHNIRHGEEQFMVQGVVPTAEGDDTILCAVRRGQRKTLSRNRKEYPRLADHVGRYPVVMITPYDGVLVLEGSEVRRRFLDGLIAQFDKGYLEALIRYNRALQQRNVLLKRFAEQGGGSAQALEPWDMQLVSLATVIHGARRAFMDELSPLLHAHYAAISSGPEEVSITYRSALNDGEMSTLLSAAWERDRSAQHTTVGIHKDDLEFGIGDRPLKRFGSQGQQKTFLIALKLAQFDLTRERSGIRPILMLDDIFDKIDPQRMRHLLAMLAGQRFGQVLITDTDAARLHQALDGLGLEVRFFGLDHQPSIPHEEIQRAVAT is encoded by the coding sequence ATGCGCTTCCACCTGTCCCGCCTGCATGTGCTGGCCTTCCGCAACCACCGGGAGATGGCCCTGGACCTGGGGCCGGAGGTGAATTGCTTCACCGGACCCAACGGGGTGGGCAAGACCAACCTGCTGGACGCTGTGCACTACCTGGCGCTGGGCAAGAGCTACTTCGAGCCGCAGGACCAGCACAACATTCGCCACGGCGAGGAGCAGTTCATGGTGCAGGGCGTGGTGCCCACCGCCGAGGGCGATGACACCATCCTCTGTGCTGTGCGGCGCGGGCAGCGCAAGACCCTCAGCCGCAACCGCAAGGAATACCCGCGCCTGGCCGACCACGTGGGCCGCTACCCCGTGGTGATGATCACGCCCTACGACGGTGTGCTGGTGCTGGAGGGCAGCGAGGTGCGCCGCCGTTTTCTGGACGGTCTCATCGCACAATTCGACAAGGGCTATCTCGAAGCCTTGATCCGCTACAACCGCGCGCTGCAGCAGCGCAACGTCCTCTTGAAGCGTTTTGCGGAGCAGGGCGGCGGGTCCGCGCAGGCCCTGGAGCCCTGGGATATGCAGTTGGTGTCGCTGGCCACGGTGATCCATGGTGCGCGGCGGGCCTTCATGGACGAGCTTTCACCGCTGTTGCATGCGCATTATGCCGCCATCAGCTCGGGGCCGGAGGAAGTGTCGATCACCTACCGTTCCGCGCTGAACGATGGCGAGATGTCCACCCTGCTGTCCGCCGCCTGGGAGCGCGACCGTTCCGCGCAGCACACCACCGTGGGCATCCACAAGGACGACCTGGAATTCGGCATCGGCGATCGCCCGCTGAAGCGCTTCGGTTCGCAGGGCCAGCAGAAGACCTTCCTCATCGCGCTGAAGCTCGCCCAGTTCGACCTCACCCGGGAACGTTCGGGCATCCGCCCCATCCTGATGCTGGACGACATCTTCGACAAGATCGATCCGCAGCGCATGCGCCACCTGCTGGCCATGTTGGCGGGGCAGCGTTTCGGGCAGGTGCTCATCACCGACACCGACGCCGCCCGCCTGCACCAGGCCCTGGATGGGCTGGGGCTGGAGGTGCGCTTCTTCGGCCTGGACCATCAACCTTCCATCCCCCATGAAGAGATCCAACGAGCGGTCGCTACATGA
- a CDS encoding DUF721 domain-containing protein, whose product MKRSNERSLHEALGDLVDDAGMREKMDELDIATAWDQLVGAMVARHTVSLRLKQGRLRVRVDSAPLRQELTYLRTDLLARLNEHAGRDVVKEIVLE is encoded by the coding sequence ATGAAGAGATCCAACGAGCGGTCGCTACATGAGGCCTTGGGCGACCTGGTGGACGACGCCGGGATGCGCGAGAAGATGGACGAACTGGACATCGCCACGGCGTGGGACCAGCTGGTGGGCGCCATGGTGGCGCGGCACACCGTATCGCTGCGGTTGAAGCAGGGGCGACTGCGTGTGCGCGTGGATTCCGCGCCGCTGCGCCAGGAACTCACCTATTTGCGCACCGACCTGCTGGCCAGGCTGAATGAGCACGCCGGCCGCGATGTGGTGAAGGAGATCGTGCTGGAGTGA
- a CDS encoding IS5 family transposase produces MVVTDAAGLPIAVRTFGASTHEVKLVTQTLAARFMEELPQVLIGDKAYDSDQLDRKLKRRKVRMIAPNRAGRSKSQDGRELRRYKRRWKVERCFAWLNNFRRTVVRYEYHSINFLGFVQLACAMILMRKLF; encoded by the coding sequence ATGGTCGTCACAGACGCTGCTGGTCTTCCTATCGCCGTACGGACCTTCGGAGCCAGCACCCACGAAGTGAAGCTCGTGACCCAAACGCTGGCCGCGCGTTTCATGGAAGAATTGCCCCAAGTGCTCATCGGCGACAAGGCCTACGATAGCGATCAGCTCGATCGCAAGCTCAAGCGCAGGAAGGTCCGCATGATCGCACCGAACCGCGCAGGGCGTTCAAAATCCCAAGATGGAAGGGAGCTTCGCAGATACAAGCGGAGATGGAAGGTGGAGCGATGCTTCGCCTGGCTCAACAACTTCAGGCGTACTGTGGTCCGCTACGAGTATCACAGCATCAACTTCCTGGGCTTCGTCCAGCTCGCTTGTGCCATGATCCTCATGCGCAAACTATTTTGA
- a CDS encoding transposase — protein MDCTDAQWEAVKDLLSPIQERTETRGRKPLDAREVFNGVLWICRTGARWQDLPPRYPPYQSCHRYFQRWCQQGVWDKVLWALAQDLKRRGKIDITECFIDGTFSSAKKGGSISARLSEVKAPRSWSSQTLLVFLSPYGPSEPAPTK, from the coding sequence ATGGACTGCACGGACGCCCAGTGGGAAGCGGTCAAGGACCTGCTCTCACCTATTCAAGAGAGGACCGAGACGCGTGGCAGGAAGCCACTGGATGCTCGGGAGGTGTTCAATGGGGTATTATGGATCTGCCGGACAGGAGCCAGATGGCAGGATCTTCCACCGCGCTACCCTCCTTACCAGTCGTGCCATCGGTACTTCCAGCGCTGGTGTCAGCAGGGCGTATGGGACAAGGTGCTGTGGGCCTTGGCGCAGGACCTCAAACGAAGAGGGAAGATCGACATCACAGAATGCTTCATCGATGGCACCTTCTCCAGTGCCAAAAAAGGGGGCTCCATATCGGCCCGACTAAGCGAGGTAAAGGCACCAAGATCATGGTCGTCACAGACGCTGCTGGTCTTCCTATCGCCGTACGGACCTTCGGAGCCAGCACCCACGAAGTGA
- a CDS encoding T9SS type A sorting domain-containing protein → MLFTTYDRRWNWGDPYPAALDQAHILYPQILSDTVGWTLVSGSFVADSAYWYLMIGNFFSNALTDTLHFAPPGPTWNAYSYTLVDAVCVSPTPDGCERSQSLDEVSDAGPYVYPNPARDVLVIGNAAGAEAVVLDMLGQRVWSGRVGHDRYAVDVGNWARGAYVLQVHDTRGARVVKFVLAE, encoded by the coding sequence ATGCTTTTCACCACGTACGACCGGCGGTGGAACTGGGGGGATCCCTATCCCGCAGCCTTGGACCAGGCGCACATCCTGTACCCGCAGATCCTGAGCGATACGGTGGGCTGGACCTTGGTGAGCGGCAGTTTCGTGGCGGACAGCGCCTACTGGTACCTGATGATCGGCAACTTCTTCAGCAACGCGCTCACCGACACGCTCCACTTTGCACCACCAGGTCCAACATGGAATGCTTACAGTTACACGCTGGTGGATGCGGTTTGCGTGTCGCCCACACCGGATGGTTGCGAGCGGAGCCAAAGTCTGGACGAAGTGAGCGATGCAGGTCCGTACGTGTATCCGAACCCAGCCAGGGATGTGCTGGTGATCGGTAACGCGGCAGGTGCCGAAGCGGTGGTGCTGGACATGCTGGGCCAGCGGGTGTGGAGCGGCAGGGTGGGCCATGATCGCTATGCGGTGGACGTGGGCAACTGGGCACGTGGTGCGTATGTGTTGCAGGTGCATGATACACGCGGAGCGCGTGTCGTGAAGTTCGTATTGGCCGAATAG